Below is a genomic region from Drosophila kikkawai strain 14028-0561.14 chromosome X, DkikHiC1v2, whole genome shotgun sequence.
AACTGCTCCAGAGTGTCCGCATCGGAGTCGCCATTGCTGCCCGCTTTCAGGTTGTTCACGAAATACGCGCAGATGGACTCATCCAGGCTAATGCTCATCGTGATGTGTGGTGTCTGTGGTTGCGAATTCTGTCCTGGTTTTCACCGCCTTTTACACTTTTTTGCGTACGCTATTTTGGCGCCGTTTGTTGTGGGTCTAGAGATGGCAAATCTCgatggaaaaataaataaatcgatatGTGCAGCACTCGATAGATTGCAAACTGTCATCGGGGGAACACagttttgttggtttttcttGATTGTCAATTCAAAGGTCACACAGATTAGTaaaaataagccaaaaattaaaaaacttttgacGAATTTTGTTGTGATGGCACGTCTCGATAGAAAAAATGTACAATCGATATCAATATTCGATTTATGCCCATCTGTTATCGAGGACACAGCTCCGATTTGCTGGTTTTTCTTGAATCCCCACACAAAGGTCACACTGATTGGtgaaagaaagcaaaaaaaaaaagaaagaaaataataatcggGGAGAAAAGTAAACCAACGCAGAAAAAAACAGAATACCTGCCAAGAGTGGATCCGTTGCATCCAGATACCGCACCCCCAAATGGGCAACTTTGTGAGCAGGCAAAACGCGGCGGTGGAGGAGGCTGATCCCAGCACGAATCATGCCTACAAGTACCCACCGCGAATGGGCAACTTCTTTGGCACGCACTTCATCATGGGCGGCGAGCGCTTCGACACTCCGCAGCCGGAGTCGTACCTGTTCGGCGAGAACGCCGATCTGAACTTTCTGGGCAACAGACCCACCGCCTTCCCCTATCCGCCGCCGCAGCCCAACGAGCCGACAAAGACGCTCAAGAGTCTGGTGAACATTCGCAAGGAGTCCGTGCGCTTTGTCCGTGTGCCCAAGGACTCGAAACTGATTGTGCCCGAGAAGCCCAAGGTCAAGGATCGCGAGAAGGAGATCAAGGAGCGTGTgaaggagttggagcgggagAAGGAGAGGGagaaggacaaggacaaggacaagtcGAACGTGACCATTGAGGATGTGGATGGCAATGTACTCTGCTCAATGGGCCTGGGGAGTGGCGATGTTGACCTgacgccaccaccgccgccgccgcccagcaCGTACAACATCGAGTTCACCTTCGATTCGGACGCCAAGTGCGCCATTACCATCTACTACTTCTGCTCGGAGGACGTTAGTCCCAGCGGTGTGACGCTGGTGCCGCGCGAGGGCCTCACCTCCGAGACGTACCACTACGAGAAGGGCATCAATCAGTGCTTCTCGCAGCCGAGCCACATCTTTAACCCCCAGCAGATGCCCGAGGACGAGCTGGGCTACAGCCCTGGCCGCGAACAGTACCCGGTGGCCATCCACTGTGTGGTGGAGGAGGGCAGCGACGAGTGCCGGCAGTCGCACACCACAATATGCGTGATTGACCATCATCCGGAGAGCGGAAGCTATGTGCTGCGTGCCCTCAAGCAGAAGATATTCGTCGACGGGCTGTGCTACCTGCTGCAGGAGATCTATGGCATCGAGAACAAGGCGGTAAACAAGTCGTCGCTGGACGAGGAGATCGACGACCATGGCAGCGAGTGTGTCATCTGCATGAGCGAGACCAGGGACACCCTGATACTGCCCTGCCGCCACCTCTGTCTGTGCAACTCATGCGCGGATTCGTTGCGCTATCAGGCCAATAATTGCCCTATTTGCCGGGCTCCCTTCCGTGCCCTCCTCCAGATTCGGGCCGTGCAGAAGGGCATCGCCACCCATGTGCTGCACCAGAACACGCCCACCTCGACGGCCGGGGAGCCGGCACCGGTGGACGTGCCGCCGGGATACATTCCTGTCTCGCTGATTGAGGCACTCAATGGACCGCCGCAGTATGTGGCCAGAGCGAGGACCAGCGATCACGATATTACGGACTCGGCCGGCACTGTGGCCGCCTCTACAATGACCAGCGGGGGCGACATCAAGGCCACCTCCCCCATCAAGTCCAGCAGCCAGCGAAGGCCGAAGATCAAGAAGAACGCCTCCACATGCACATCGACCAGTGAGGTGGGCACCATTACCAACCAGTCCGGTGGCGGTGGCAACGGCTCCTCCTCGGCCCTGTCCGTGGTGGAGGTCGAGAGCGAGCAGCAAAAGAAGAAGGCAAGCACGGCCACCTGCACGTCGCCTACATTGGGTGGGGGTGCCAGTACTTCGCCGGAGCTGAAGCAGGACAAGCTGCAGATCGTTAACGAGCGCAAGTATCCCAGGTCCCACGGTACCGGCTCTGGTGGTGACGCCTCAGCTGGCACCGATGACGATGTGGACAGTGAGAACGAGAAGCTTTCGCCGCTCCTTTCGCCCGGCAGCAAAGCCAAGAACATGTCCAGCAAATCTCTGAAGCAAGTGGTGGCCTGCCTGGAGGCGGATGATGTGGACAAGAGTGTAAGCGGTGGCGGTGGAGATGGAGTGTCCGAGGACAAGAGAAGCTCCTCGCTGAAGCGCACCAAACCGAGGCCAGAACTTggcggaggaggcggtggaGGAGTGGCCTCCCCCGTCGAGCCGCAGGCCGACGATTCGGATTATTACACGCCCGAAGATACTCAGAACTCCATACTGAGTCCGCTGTGTCCCACGGATCGAGGTGATCCTTTGGGCGCTGCGGGCATCGGCGGCAACGTACTGGGACTGGGCAGGAGTGTTGGCTCTGTGGGTGGATCAGCCGGCATTGGAGGAGGCTCCTCCGCTGGCGGTGGCGGAGGCGTCGTTGTAGGCTTCAGCAGTGCCATGAAAAAGAACCTGCACAAAAAGTCCACCTCGGTGGGCAACATGGTTGGCTCCGGATCAACGACGGCCACGGTGGTGGACCTCAAGTCCAACAACGTCAGCTCGCTGCCAGGTGACTAAATTGTGTGATATTCCCTGAATTCCCAACAATTCCAATTCTTTTTGCATTGCTTCAACCGCAGATATGCTCGACAGCCCGATTAGCGGCAACTCGGCGTCCACGCGCAGCTCCAGCGACAGCTACTCCTCCAGCTCGTCCACCAAGCAGCTGCTCAGCTCCAATCCGACCGCAACGGCGGCCAACATCATCGTGGACGACAAGACGGCCCTGCAGAATGCCGTGAACGTGTAGAGAGCCGGTCTCCGCTTTTTGTTTTAGCTTTGCGTTAACTCTATTTATTCGTAGTATCCGTTAGCTTTAGGTTAAATCAATGCTGCTTCCCCCGCCCGCAGGAACAAAAACATTAACTATatattatactatatattaggAAGGTGGTGACGATGTGCAGAGCAGAAGGACATGATGACGAGGATGTGGGATGAGCCGAACAGGACACAACACTTAACCAgtacccagcagacaaaaactttATGATATTGAAAGCGATAGTTTTCTGCTGGGTGTACAGAAACACACACCCGTCTCTCGCATCCATGTGTACGTAGTCTAATCTAGCATAATGGCTTgggtatatattatatacaatataacaaataaaacaaatcaaataaactCCAAATATTGGTAAACCTTTGGGAGAAAGTAGTACATGAATTGGTAGAGAGAAGGGTATaggactttttttttatcatcaataataattaaaattgagcaatattatacaaatcaagtttttttttttatcaaaattagcacataataatattattttaaaattattaatttatattatcattatttaataaatacaagtCAAGTTTTAGAAGTTATcatgaagttttttttttatataaaaatgattaaaaatcgCTTATGCGCGAATTTGGATtggaatattttgaaatctgTTAAAGTgctaaattctttaaaattggATCAATTAGGACACATTTTAATGTGACAGTATAGAAAACAAAGAGTTTAGTAAATACCCATATGATTTAATAAttcgattttaataaaaattaaaacattttatatgtAATTGTCGAAATCTATTGTATTTCACGGTTTAAGCACATTAATTTAATCCAAAAGATGCCAAAATCTTGTCCCAATTGCCTTGCACGTCCGAACACGTCtgcatattattattattatattaaccTAATAgtaaaaaggtttaaaaataacgaaaatcTAACAAAGCTTTGGCTACAAGTAAATCTtgttaattgttaaattttaaataaaatgtaataaattcgTTATATATTCGATTAGCTTTGAATTGAATCGATAACTCTCACGTGAGCTTTCGATTAATCGGTCGGCGCCGTTGCCATCACTAGAGGTCACAATTGGgcaacgttttgtttacaaaaaaagtttaaactttTCGGTGGTTTTTCGAGCGATAGACTGGATAACCGCGCCGTGAATTGTGCAGAGGAGTGAGACGCCAGCGAGAAAGACGAGACGAGACGTCAGCGTTGGGTGGCGGAGGTACGTAGGCTGCCGCAACGTTGTCCTGCAGCTAAGGGGGTCCCTTTTTCTCCTCCATGCCGTGCCGGACATGTGCGTAATTGATTTTTACGGTCAGCGGTcagcattatttatttaccaacTGGCGTTCCCCATTCTCCTCACCATTTGGAAATCCTCGCTATTCcttttcgtttattttatttatttttttattggaaaTCTCAATAGAAAATTGCACTCTTcaacgaaaaacaacaaaaaaacacacacctTGGATTTTCAACATTGTTTTAGGGATTAAGTGTAGGTACAGAAATTGGGATTATTTGGGGAAACACAGACTACAggatacatacatacatatatgaattatttcattaattttgctAGTTATTTCCCTATCGTTTCTTGCGTTTTGCTTAACAAACTTGAACTCGACGCGAAAGGTTCTTCTCTTCGACTGCAATTTTGGTTTCCTTCGAACATTGGGAACTGTTTCGGAAAAGTCCAAGGAAATGGGTTATCGATTCGGGGGGTTCGTGGGCCGTAGGATGCATTTTCTGGTGACTCTACTTGGGCGCCGCCCCCGTGGACAGGGTGCGGGATTTGCGCTTCTTCAGCTTGGTCTTCACCTTGCGCACCAGATTGACGGTGTCCAGGGTGATGCCCGTCTGCGACTTGTTGGCGGTCAGCatgccgctgccgccgttgGTGCTACGCTGGAACTGCAACGCTCCTCCGGACAGCTGATTGACCACGCCCGtggagctgctgctcttgGCCTGCAAAGTTCCAGAGGCGGCGTTGCGCATGCGCCGGGAGCTATTGCTGCCGCCTGGCATCTTGGCCGGCTGCTGCACCGCCGTGATCACCAGTCCGCCGGTCTTGAATTTGTTCGGTCCGCGTCCGACTATGACTCCGGCGGAGTGCATGCGCCCGGGCATGGATCCAGCTCCTCCCTGGCTTTTGAGCATCATCCtctggtgctgctggtggtggtggtgatggtgctgctgcatctgttggtgctgctgctgcagttgctgcacCGCTGATCCCCCGGCACTGCTACGATTGCGGGCGAACCGAGTCACCAGCTGCGTGGTCTCCGCTATCTTCATCATGCTGCTGGACTTGCGCTTCAccttgccgccgccgccaccgccagaGACCTCGGACACCTGGCCCTGCTGCATGGACTTGCCCTGTCCTATGCCAGCTGCCGTCTTTTTGGCCATCTGCATGGGCCTGAAGGCGCGCATCAtctcccgctgctgctgctctcggtcccgttcccgttcccgATCACGGTCCCGCGGTGCATCCTCCACCTTCATCAGTCGCTGCGGCAGCTGCTGTTGTGCTGGGTGGGAGCGCTTgggctcctcctgctgctgctgccacagaATCAGCTTCTGGGAACAGGCGCTGCGAAAGGAGAATCGATTAGAAAAGCTTGGGGGGGAATTCCTCCAGCGACTCACTTAAACAAATCAACCTGCTCCAGTTTCCTCGGCTTGCGTGGAGCTCCCACGAAGGCGGGGGGCATGCCCATGTTCAGGGCAGCGTTAttggctgctgttgctatCGGTTCCCTCCCGCCGCTGGATGGGAACATGGCTCGGCTCTGGCCGCTTCCACCGactgttcctcctcctcctgcactGCGTATGGCCGACGCTGTGGTGTTGTTGGACATCTGAGTGCCGGCCATTGAGTGACCCTTGTACCAGGATAAGGGACGTCCGTCTGCGTCGCCGCCATGGGCACCCGTCCAGACCTTCTTCTTCAGGGAGAGCTTCAGCTGCAGATCATCCGCGGTGGGCGCATTTCCGCCATGTCGCTGGGGTATGAAGTTATGAGGAACACTCCTTAAAGGAAGGCAAAGGTGGATATACAAATACTAGATAGAGGCTGGTATTAGAACCCACCTTCTGGCCACCTGCTTGGGCATCGCCTTCATCGATGGCTTGGGATCGCCAATGTAGAAGTTACCCCCACCGCCACCACCCTTGCCTGCACTTCCCGTGGGTATGTCCTGCTGCTGATCGAGATTGTGCCAGGAGTAGGTACGTCTGGCAGCTGCACCCACTGACCCCATTCCACCGGTTTGCCTCTGAATCATGCCCATTGGGGGGCCGCCTccacctccgcctcctcctcctctgcctGTATCCAGTTCTGGAGCGGTGCGCGGCGTCAGCTTGTAGACATCCATCTTCTTGACGCCGCCAGCGCCAGGTGTTCCACTCTTCGAGGGCGTGGTCACTATCAATTCTGGAGGCATGTGTGCCGGTTTCGGCTTTTGGACCACAGTGTCCCCAATCTCCTCGATGTAGCGCCGCTGCAGATCACTCTGAAGTAGCGTGTGCCGGAGCGGTGCCACAGCTCCGTAGCCATTCTGGCCGGCCGTGGGCGAGTGCTCTTCGTCATCGGTGGAGAAGTGCAGATCCGAGCCGGGATCGGTGGTGGGCAGGTCCAGAGTGGTGCGCACCACCTCGCCGCGCTTCTTTGGCTGCTTGCTCCTCACCTTGGTGCGTCGCGTCTGCTGGGACTGAATGGGTTAGATGGGGAGATTCGGGAAGGGAAAGGGTGATCGGTGGTTAGTGCTATAGGTGCTTTTGGTGGTGCTGGGAAACCCTCAACTATGTCcttgaaatatatacatataaatgcTTTCAAGGACTTTTGTtgatggaaaaaattaaattaaatttgaaaaaataagaaatatatcacTAAGTGGTACTTCTCTTGGCAGAAACTCTACCTTCTTGCGGCGATAGATGTAGATACAGCGGTTGGCCAGCCACAGGCGGAAGTTCCGGTTCACCTGCGGCTTCAGATTCACTTCTGGCTTCTTTCTTTCCGTGGGCAtatacttcttctttttcttactGCCCGCCTTCTTTGGcccaccaccgccgccactAACCTTGGCCAACCTCCGCTTTGCTTGCACCCCATTGCATGGGGCTTCCTGGTCACGACAGGACTCTGACTGCGAGGAGGTTATACTGTCGGTACTCTCCGAACTTCGGGCAAAGCCACCTTTTAGGCGCTTTGCCGATTTCTTTCCCAGCTGCTTGTGTTGCTTGAGCAGCTTCTGGTGCTGAGCTGTAGGGGCTGCGGAAGGAGCTTCCAActttgctgctgccgctgctgctgctgctgccgtgggGTTCACATCACTGACCTGGCCGCCTCGCAGGCGCTTGGCATTCGAGGCAGGAGATGCCGTCACCTTGCCGCCCAACTTGTGGCGCCTTCGTTTCAGCTTGATCAGCGTCTTGAATTTGCGTTGGAAGAGCGGCGTGAAGTAGATCTTGTCCAGCTCGTGCATTACCTTGCGCATGCGACGCATGCGGAACTGTGTGTGTACGTGGGTGCAGTAGTGCCGTAGTGCGGATTAGCTCAAAAGTTTAACCCATTTGACGTCACTTTTTAAAGAACTTTAGACTTCCCATACCCATCCATGAGTTATTAGTAGCGTCAAATGGGTGATGGTAGCTAGAACAATGAGGAGTCTGGCTTACCTTGCGGATCTCGTGGATCACCTCCGGCGAACTGGGCGGTGCTCGGGTGGGCGCACAGCAAGGTCCCTCCAGATCGGAGGCCGTTATCGAGTGCTTGCCCTCATTATCCGAACTGGAG
It encodes:
- the Mrgn1 gene encoding E3 ubiquitin ligase RNF157, translated to MGNFVSRQNAAVEEADPSTNHAYKYPPRMGNFFGTHFIMGGERFDTPQPESYLFGENADLNFLGNRPTAFPYPPPQPNEPTKTLKSLVNIRKESVRFVRVPKDSKLIVPEKPKVKDREKEIKERVKELEREKEREKDKDKDKSNVTIEDVDGNVLCSMGLGSGDVDLTPPPPPPPSTYNIEFTFDSDAKCAITIYYFCSEDVSPSGVTLVPREGLTSETYHYEKGINQCFSQPSHIFNPQQMPEDELGYSPGREQYPVAIHCVVEEGSDECRQSHTTICVIDHHPESGSYVLRALKQKIFVDGLCYLLQEIYGIENKAVNKSSLDEEIDDHGSECVICMSETRDTLILPCRHLCLCNSCADSLRYQANNCPICRAPFRALLQIRAVQKGIATHVLHQNTPTSTAGEPAPVDVPPGYIPVSLIEALNGPPQYVARARTSDHDITDSAGTVAASTMTSGGDIKATSPIKSSSQRRPKIKKNASTCTSTSEVGTITNQSGGGGNGSSSALSVVEVESEQQKKKASTATCTSPTLGGGASTSPELKQDKLQIVNERKYPRSHGTGSGGDASAGTDDDVDSENEKLSPLLSPGSKAKNMSSKSLKQVVACLEADDVDKSVSGGGGDGVSEDKRSSSLKRTKPRPELGGGGGGGVASPVEPQADDSDYYTPEDTQNSILSPLCPTDRGDPLGAAGIGGNVLGLGRSVGSVGGSAGIGGGSSAGGGGGVVVGFSSAMKKNLHKKSTSVGNMVGSGSTTATVVDLKSNNVSSLPDMLDSPISGNSASTRSSSDSYSSSSSTKQLLSSNPTATAANIIVDDKTALQNAVNV